A genomic region of Oryza glaberrima chromosome 1, OglaRS2, whole genome shotgun sequence contains the following coding sequences:
- the LOC127771355 gene encoding protein GAMETE CELL DEFECTIVE 1, mitochondrial — protein sequence MLALRKTLLHGRLPAAPPAAAAAAIASRIPALLRRLSSSPGDGQGGDEWGSSWSTGITKEHFDGSDAAVGRPVTSPSKPVSPELAAVRAMDEEDEIFRAMERDNREAKAYVDSWGDRMRETCELLKQVREPGSRGSYLKDSEKQEMYRLHKEDPETYTVERLAKDFRVMRQRVHAILWLKEMEEEEERKLGKPLDDSVEVLLDSCPEFFNSHDREFHVASLPYKPDFKVMPEGWDGTTRDPDEVLYEISMKEDQMLYEEFVQRLQFNKKKVAGEVKCHKYSRRRPDDGWTYMVEKLGAQSKRGSGGGWKFASLPDGSSRPLNDMEKMYVKRETPKRRRRIMAPFK from the exons ATGCTCGCCCTCCGCAAAACCCTCCTCCAcggccgcctccccgccgcgccgccggccgccgccgccgccgccatcgcgtctAGGATCCCCGCCCTCCTCCGTcgcctctcctcttctcccggAGACGGGCAGGGCGGGGACGAATGGGGCTCGTCCTGGTCCACCGGCATCACCAAGGAACACTTCGACGGCTCCGACGCCGCGGTCGGCCGCCCGGTCACCTCCCCGTCCAAGCCGGTCTCCCCTGAGCTTGCGGCCGTCCGGGCCatggacgaggaggacgagatCTTCCGCGCCATGGAGCGCGACAACAGGGAGGCCAAGGCGTACGTGGACTCGTGGGGCGACCGGATGCGGGAAACGTGCGAGCTGCTGAAGCAGGTGCGCGAGCCGGGCTCCCGGGGATCCTACCTCAAGGACTCGGAGAAGCAGGAGATGTACCGGCTGCACAAGGAGGACCCCGAGACGTACACCGTGGAGCGCCTCGCTAAGGACTTCCGCGTCATGCGGCAGCGGGTGCACGCCATCCTGTGGCtcaaggagatggaggaagaggaggagaggaagctgGGCAAGCCGCTCGACGACTCCGTCGAGGTCCTCCTCGACAGTTGCCCAGA GTTTTTCAATTCCCATGATAGGGAATTTCATGTTGCATCACTTCCTTATAAACCTGACTTCAAAGTTATGCCTGAGGGCTGGGATGGCACAACCAGAGATCCTGATGAGGTTCTGTATGAGATTTCAATGAAGGAAGATCAGATGCTGTATGAGGAATTTGTTCAACGGTTACAGTTCAACAAGAAGAAG GTGGCAGGCGAGGTGAAGTGTCATAAGTACAGCCGACGACGGCCCGACGATGGATGGACCTACATGGTTGAGAAACTTGGAGCGCAGTCAAAGCGGGGCTCTGGAGGTGGCTGGAAGTTCGCCAGTTTACCTGATGGATCAAGCCGCCCACTAAACGATATGGAGAAGATGTATGTGAAGAGGGAGACtccaaaacggcggcggaggatAATGGCACCCTTCAAGTAA
- the LOC127771363 gene encoding basic leucine zipper 23-like translates to MDDEVHLPIPSHLLFSHPEISHGFDELLKNTTTCTHSHTCNPPGPSVAMHTHTCLHTHIQVMASGENNVEEELRKTRKPLGNREAVRKYREKKKAHAAFLEEEVKKLRTTNQQLLRRLQGHISLEAEVVRLRALLFDIRGKIDAEIGTFPFQKQCSFGSVTCTDHSPCFNTSTEVAVREESSRPTIVDCGIDGTGIISHELDIPKMVNSVDVIPSFVNSASLTE, encoded by the coding sequence ATGGATGATGAAGTTCACCTACCAATTCCAAGCCACCTTCTGTTTTCACATCCCGAGATCTCCCATGGCTTTGATGAACTCCTAAAGAACACAACTACGTGTACTCACTCACACACTTGCAATCCACCGGGTCCATCAGTTGCTATGCATACTCACACATGCCTCCACACACACATTCAAGTCATGGCTTCTGGTGAAAACAATGTTGAAGAGGAGCTGAGAAAGACCCGTAAGCCTCTGGGAAATAGAGAAGCAGTGCGCAAGTACcgagagaagaagaaagcgCATGCAGCTTTCTTGGAGGAGGAAGTCAAGAAACTTCGCACCACAAATCAGCAGCTCTTGAGGAGATTGCAGGGGCATATATCACTCGAGGCTGAGGTGGTGAGGTTAAGAGCCCTTTTGTTTGATATCCGAGGCAAGATTGATGCAGAGATTGGTACTTTCCCCTTTCAGAAGCAGTGCAGTTTTGGTTCTGTTACTTGTACAGACCATTCTCCGTGCTTTAACACTAGCACTGAGGTAGCAGTCCGGGAAGAGAGCTCTAGACCAACAATTGTGGATTGCGGGATTGATGGAACTGGCATTATTTCGCACGAGCTTGATATTCCCAAAATGGTGAATTCAGTGGATGTCATTCCAAGCTTTGTGAattctgcctcattgactgaaTGA
- the LOC127778980 gene encoding probable E3 ubiquitin-protein ligase RHC1A — translation MPNRATHWCYACRRPIRVSGQDITCPNCNDGFIQEISEIGGSLNTYGIFDPSFDERRDRSFGMVEAMSDLMRQRMAEMGRNRVLDFHGTRGASSHQGRRPTVRPMLIFGSNAPDRVSSSSEEADILLRQGRRIGADRPNFSRFLVGPSLEALFEQLLLHNNRQGPPPAPQSAIDSMPVVKINLRHLRDDPHCPVCTDKFEVGTEAREMPCKHLYHAECIIPWLVQHNSCPVCRHPLPSSSHRSGSTCSSSTHSNEAVSHGVARSDADPVPVARSDDSRNHEMHGSFSFLWPFDSPTPDSSSYTHEGGVGEPTVHDDAGQMTYSEWHYDY, via the coding sequence ATGCCAAATAGAGCCACGCATTGGTGTTATGCCTGCCGACGTCCAATTCGTGTTAGTGGACAAGATATTACATGCCCCAACTGCAATGATGGTTTTATACAAGAAATCAGTGAGATAGGTGGTTCATTGAACACTTATGGTATCTTTGACCCGAGCTTTGATGAGCGTCGAGATAGAAGTTTTGGAATGGTGGAGGCTATGTCTGACCTTATGCGACAACGGATGGCAGAAATGGGCAGAAATCGTGTGTTGGATTTCCATGGTACGAGAGGGGCAAGTTCCCATCAAGGAAGGCGGCCAACTGTTAGACCAATGCTCATATTTGGCAGCAATGCACCTGATCGTGTAAGCAGCAGTAGTGAAGAAGCAGATATACTCCTCAGGCAAGGCCGCAGAATTGGCGCGGACCGTCCAAATTTCAGTCGTTTCCTAGTCGGTCCCAGTCTTGAAGCTCTATTCGAACAGCTGCTCCTGCATAATAACCGTCAAGGACCACCACCAGCTCCACAGTCTGCAATTGACTCCATGCCTGTGGTAAAGATAAACCTCAGGCACCTTAGAGATGATCCTCACTGTCCAGTTTGCACAGACAAATTTGAGGTTGGAACAGAGGCACGGGAGATGCCATGCAAGCATCTGTACCATGCTGAATGCATCATTCCCTGGCTGGTTCAGCACAATTCTTGTCCAGTTTGCCGCCATCCACTGCCGTCATCTTCCCACCGTTCAGGCAGCACCTGTTCATCGTCAACCCACTCTAACGAAGCTGTTAGCCATGGGGTTGCCAGATCTGATGCTGATCCTGTTCCTGTTGCAAGAAGCGACGACAGCAGAAACCATGAAATGCACGGTTCTTTCTCGTTTCTCTGGCCATTTGATTCACCTACTCCTGATTCCAGTTCCTACACGCACGAAGGAGGTGTTGGTGAGCCTACAGTTCATGACGATGCTGGCCAGATGACCTATTCTGAGTGGCATTACGACTACTGA